Proteins encoded within one genomic window of Ammonifex degensii KC4:
- a CDS encoding NUDIX domain-containing protein, with amino-acid sequence MEKLYEKRLKSETVFQGRILRVRVDTVLLPDGCTSTREVVEYSGAVAIVPLTAEGEVVMVRQYRYPVGRELLEIPAGKIEEGEEPEACARRELEEETGFMARSWQHLGSFYSTPGFTSEKMHLFLAQDLYPGKKNPDRDEFLRVERLPLAQALELIRKGEIADAKSICGLLWVSHFLLQR; translated from the coding sequence ATGGAAAAGCTTTATGAGAAGCGGCTCAAGTCGGAGACGGTTTTCCAGGGGAGAATCTTGCGGGTTAGGGTGGACACCGTTTTGCTGCCCGACGGGTGCACCTCCACCCGGGAGGTGGTGGAGTACTCCGGGGCGGTAGCCATCGTTCCTTTAACGGCGGAAGGGGAGGTGGTTATGGTAAGGCAGTACCGCTACCCCGTGGGGCGCGAGCTATTAGAAATCCCGGCGGGCAAGATAGAGGAGGGCGAAGAGCCGGAAGCCTGCGCCCGGAGGGAGCTAGAGGAAGAAACGGGGTTTATGGCACGTTCCTGGCAACATCTGGGAAGCTTCTACTCCACGCCAGGCTTCACCAGCGAAAAGATGCACCTTTTCTTGGCGCAAGACCTTTATCCGGGAAAGAAAAACCCCGACCGGGACGAGTTCTTGCGGGTAGAGCGCCTGCCCCTAGCTCAGGCTTTAGAACTCATAAGAAAGGGCGAGATTGCCGACGCCAAGTCGATCTGTGGCCTACTTTGGGTGAGCCATTTTCTCCTTCAGCGTTGA